The following proteins come from a genomic window of Sorghum bicolor cultivar BTx623 chromosome 3, Sorghum_bicolor_NCBIv3, whole genome shotgun sequence:
- the LOC8070427 gene encoding E3 ubiquitin-protein ligase SINA-like 5, producing MRTTRQKSKAQMEESSTGHANPQVQIPEEEPQESAGESAMVVTVNGAAAAVEITVRIAKARLHCPVCTLPLKPPVFQCAFGHLACGVCHVTSSSGGGGAGRCSVCGDGGGGYARSTAMEDIVRSAKVLCPHDAYGCRTYVTYYDAAEHQRACPHAPCLCSEPGCGFAGTPAALRDHLAGAHSWPVDRIRYGAALRLRVPELDPAQHRRLLAAGDDEGGQVFFLAVRAIRDRPFRVVSLVCARPGAAAGCPRYACTIRAAQQPSDAAAAAGEVSAESVVLEMAPVPSSAAPGETSIEEAASLVVLRRTLPAGAAAAGEMHLTVRIDRIV from the exons ATGAGGACGACACGACAGAAGAGCAAGGCGCAGATGGAGGAGTCATCCACGGGGCACGCGAACCCACAAGTCCAGATCCCGGAGGAGGAGCCGCAGGAATCAGCGGGCGAAAGCGCAATGGTGGTGACagtgaatggcgccgccgcggcagTGGAGATCACGGTCCGGATCGCCAAGGCGAGGCTCCACTGCCCCGTCTGCACGCTCCCGTTGAAGCCTCCTGTCTTCCAG TGCGCGTTCGGGCACCTGGCGTGCGGTGTGTGCCATGTCaccagcagcagcggcggcggcggcgccggccggTGCTCCGtgtgcggcgacggcggcggcggctacgcGCGCAGCACGGCGATGGAGGACATCGTGAGGTCGGCCAAGGTGCTGTGCCCGCACGACGCCTACGGCTGCCgcacctacgtcacctactacgaCGCGGCCGAGCACCAGCGCGCGTGCCCGCACGCGCCGTGCCTCTGCTCGGAGCCCGGCTGCGGGTTCGCTGGCACCCCGGCGGCGCTCCGCGACCACCTCGCCGGCGCGCACTCGTGGCCCGTGGACAGGATCCGGTACGGCGCCGCCCTGCGGCTCCGCGTGCCGGAGTTGGACCCGGCGCAGCACCGGCGCCTGCTGGCCGCGGGCGACGACGAGGGCGGCCAAGTCTTCTTCCTGGCCGTGCGCGCGATCCGCGACAGGCCGTTCCGCGTCGTGTCGCTGGTGTGCGCCCGCCCCGGCGCCGCGGCGGGGTGCCCGCGGTACGCGTGCACGATCCGCGCGGCGCAGCAGCCctcggacgcggcggcggcggcgggggaagTGAGCGCGGAGAGCGTGGTCCTGGAGATGGCGCCGGTGCCGAGCAGCGCCGCCCCCGGGGAGACCTCGATTGAGGAAGCGGCGTCGCTGGTGGTGCTGCGCCGGACACTGCCAGctggggcggcggcggccggggaGATGCACCTCACCGTTCGAATCGACAGGATCGTCTAG